From Carassius auratus strain Wakin unplaced genomic scaffold, ASM336829v1 scaf_tig00216324, whole genome shotgun sequence, a single genomic window includes:
- the cd5 gene encoding T-cell surface glycoprotein CD5, with amino-acid sequence MENSLLMILTALLLLGVQGISAQISFNTSTPSTPRPTIPTTTTTLQATCPKLTEYIIKSEVFQLKVMRKASPCEGQLYVNFRERQVYLCSSSDISLSWWSGVCKDRRCGDFKGFKHISTQAKGLLLTSNKTFVDTKCNGLYIMCEDPLGTELAAYKAVTGILIFLILGVILVQFGRPTYKAIRKRFSQKRQSRWVGPTQSVCYNRGQGPPNKNTDKRQSFPGLERLTVNQSREPSSNRNSDYDSYGYS; translated from the exons ATGGAAAACTCTCTGCTGATGATTCTTACGGCTCTCCTGCTCCTTGGAGTTC AAGGAATCTCAGCTCAGATCTCGTTCAACACCTCAACCCCCTCAACCCCACGACCCACTATTCCTACAACAACCACTACCCTACAGGCCACATGTCCGAAACTCACAGAATATATTATTAAGTCTGAAGTGTTTCAGCTGAAGGTCATGAGGAAGGCCAGCCCATGTGAAGGTCAGCTGTATGTGAATTTTCGTGAGCGTCAAGTGTATTTGTGCTCTAGCAGTGATATATCACTCAGCTGGTGGTCTGGAGTGTGTAAGGACAGAAGATGTGGAGACTTCAAGGGCTTTAAGCACATTTCAACCCAAGCTAAAGGTTTATTACTCACAAGTAATAAGACATTCGTCGATACTAAGTGCAACGGCCTGTATATCATGTGTgaag ATCCTCTTGGAACAGAGCTGGCTGCTTATAAAGCGGTAACTGGCATATTAATTTTCTTGATTTTGGGTGTCATTCTGGTTCAGTTCGGTCGGCCCACCTACAAAGCCATCCGCAAACGAT TTTCTCAAAAGCGTCAGAGTCGCTGGGTCGGCCCGACTCAGAGCG tgtGCTATAACAGAGGTCAAGGACccccaaacaaaaacacagacaaaagaCAGTCCTTTCCTG GTTTGGAGAGGCTGACAGTAAACCAGAGCAGAGAGCCCTCATCCAACAGAAACAGTGACTATGACTCATACGGATACAGCTGA
- the LOC113097518 gene encoding zinc finger and BTB domain-containing protein 18.2-like isoform X1, protein MSNRIAFQTQLASIMEVLANAAVAEICKLVDDDYAVINLQMTQCQRENKALKRKLHILELKMARGFAERRISSLHRANRVQVSASLSDKYRNQTNDVLYGAQFNSGLWRRGGTDSSAQQDENETNNMTGDAVLSEVDTVLIKDEMFEEDQTRQQRLFIRDGGVKETQSQTGEAGFGDVQMVKDDGQVSGTHQPTLEQQRQVEDGEPETIVIKEDLNDQWERSQTQAIIVQDAESDTENCSRRLSTSPAKSTEKPIDVEFPHLSENGQDRSQRTNISPSTGLQIQGTAECSPSSSQQRQYHRFAVRPSRGLTTGESAALTGSGHSHKGMVKSRTSPTNQPQLSRAKTAIEMSETGCLLYDRPADPKTSFTHWPAHPSCSYTESDQDQDCMLVQSETVSSIRSSKDGRDGASSTRTHAVRNAAEGSVREEERWNQAAILRQSQIEASGHVSRREVIQTETASTTNPSYLPVIPQTISNPTHPGASLARLQLPKHMENGRRKSYVCKFCGKAFSGLSNIVAHQRVHTGERPFKCDTCGKLFTEAGNLKKHQRVHTGEKPFVCPRCGKRFAWICNLKTHQQSASCGGV, encoded by the exons ATGTCGAATCGCATCGCTTTCCAGACTCAGCTCGCTTCCATTATGGAGGTGCTGGCGAATGCAGCGGTGGCTGAGATATGCAAACTCGTAGACGACGACTACGCGGTCATAAACTTACAGATGACCCAATGCCAGCGTGAAAACAAAGCCCTGAAGAGGAAACTTCACATTCTGGAGCTAAAGATGGCTCGGGGGTTTGCAGAGAGGAGGATTAGTTCACTGCATCGCGCTAACCGGGTTCAAGTTAGCGCCTCTTTGTCAGACAAATACAGGAACCAGACTAACG ATGTGCTGTATGGAGCTCAGTTTAACTCGGGACTGTGGAGAAGAGGAGGAACAGACTCATCTGCTCAGCAAGATGAAAATGAAACTAACAATATG ACAGGAGACGCAGTATTATCAGAAGTGGACACAGTGCTGATAAAGGATGAGATGTTTGAGGAGGACCAGACACGGCAGCAGAGACTGTTCATCAGAGATGGTG GAGTAAAAGAGACGCAATCACAGACTGGAGAGGCAGGTTTTGGTGATGTTCAGATGGTGAAAGATGATGGTCAGGTCTCTGGGACGCATCAGCCGACTTTGGAG CAGCAAAGACAGGTGGAAGACGGAGAGCCAGAAACAATAGTGATAAAGGAGGATCTGAACGACCAGTGGGAAAGAAGCCAGACACAAGCCATAATTGTGCAAGATG CAGAGTCTGATACCGAAAATTGTAGCAGACGACTTTCTACCTCACCAGCCAAAAGCACAGAGAAG CCTATAGATGTGGAATTTCCCCATTTAAGTGAAAATGGACAGGATAGGAGCCAGAGAACTAACATTTCTCCATCCACTGGACTGCAGATACAAG GTACTGCTGAGTGCAGTCCAAGTAGCTCTCAACAGCGCCAGTACCACAGGTTTGCTGTTCGACCAAGCAGGGGTCTAACAACAGGAGAAAGCGCAGCTCTCACAGGCTCAGGACACTCACACAAGGGAATGGTGAAAAGCAGAACTTCACCCACAAACCAGCCTCAGCTCAGCAGAGCAAAGACAGCCATTGAAATGTCAGAAACGGGCTGCTTGTTGTATGACAGACCTGCAGATCCTAAAACCAGCTTTACGCACTGGCCCGCACATCCATCCTGTTCATACACCGAGTCGGACCAAGATCAAGACTGTATGCTGGTTCAGTCAGAGACAGTATCATCTATTAGAAGCTCCAAAGATGGAAGGGATGGAGCATCATCTACCCGAACACATGCTGTTAGAAATGCAGCGGAGGGGTCAGTCAGAGAAGAGGAAAGGTGGAATCAAGCTGCCATTTTGAGGCAAAGCCAAATTGAAGCATCAGGCCATGTCAGTAGACGTGAAGTGATTCAGACAGAGACTGCAAGTACAACGAACCCTTCATATCTCCCTGTGATACCCCAAACTATATCCAACCCAACTCATCCTGGGGCTTCTCTTGCCAGGCTGCAGCTACCAAAGCACATGGAGAACGGTAGACGGAAAAGCTACGTTTGTAAGTTCTGTGGAAAGGCGTTCTCTGGCTTGTCCAACATTGTGGCCCACCAGCGAGTGCATACGGGCGAGAGACCTTTTAAGTGTGACACGTGTGGGAAGCTTTTCACAGAAGCAGGCAACCTCAAGAAACACCAAAGAGTTCACACAGGAGAGAAACCCTTCGTCTGTCCCCGCTGTGGGAAACGATTCGCATGGATCTGCAATCTCAAGACGCATCAGCAGTCAGCCTCCTGTGGAGGAGTCTGA
- the LOC113097518 gene encoding zinc finger protein 18-like isoform X4: MSNRIAFQTQLASIMEVLANAAVAEICKLVDDDYAVINLQMTQCQRENKALKRKLHILELKMARGFAERRISSLHRANRVQVSASLSDKYRNQTNDVLYGAQFNSGLWRRGGTDSSAQQDENETNNMTGDAVLSEVDTVLIKDEMFEEDQTRQQRLFIRDGGVKETQSQTGEAGFGDVQMVKDDGQVSGTHQPTLEQRQVEDGEPETIVIKEDLNDQWERSQTQAIIVQDESDTENCSRRLSTSPAKSTEKPIDVEFPHLSENGQDRSQRTNISPSTGLQIQGTAECSPSSSQQRQYHRFAVRPSRGLTTGESAALTGSGHSHKGMVKSRTSPTNQPQLSRAKTAIEMSETGCLLYDRPADPKTSFTHWPAHPSCSYTESDQDQDCMLVQSETVSSIRSSKDGRDGASSTRTHAVRNAAEGSVREEERWNQAAILRQSQIEASGHVSRREVIQTETASTTNPSYLPVIPQTISNPTHPGASLARLQLPKHMENGRRKSYVCKFCGKAFSGLSNIVAHQRVHTGERPFKCDTCGKLFTEAGNLKKHQRVHTGEKPFVCPRCGKRFAWICNLKTHQQSASCGGV; encoded by the exons ATGTCGAATCGCATCGCTTTCCAGACTCAGCTCGCTTCCATTATGGAGGTGCTGGCGAATGCAGCGGTGGCTGAGATATGCAAACTCGTAGACGACGACTACGCGGTCATAAACTTACAGATGACCCAATGCCAGCGTGAAAACAAAGCCCTGAAGAGGAAACTTCACATTCTGGAGCTAAAGATGGCTCGGGGGTTTGCAGAGAGGAGGATTAGTTCACTGCATCGCGCTAACCGGGTTCAAGTTAGCGCCTCTTTGTCAGACAAATACAGGAACCAGACTAACG ATGTGCTGTATGGAGCTCAGTTTAACTCGGGACTGTGGAGAAGAGGAGGAACAGACTCATCTGCTCAGCAAGATGAAAATGAAACTAACAATATG ACAGGAGACGCAGTATTATCAGAAGTGGACACAGTGCTGATAAAGGATGAGATGTTTGAGGAGGACCAGACACGGCAGCAGAGACTGTTCATCAGAGATGGTG GAGTAAAAGAGACGCAATCACAGACTGGAGAGGCAGGTTTTGGTGATGTTCAGATGGTGAAAGATGATGGTCAGGTCTCTGGGACGCATCAGCCGACTTTGGAG CAAAGACAGGTGGAAGACGGAGAGCCAGAAACAATAGTGATAAAGGAGGATCTGAACGACCAGTGGGAAAGAAGCCAGACACAAGCCATAATTGTGCAAGATG AGTCTGATACCGAAAATTGTAGCAGACGACTTTCTACCTCACCAGCCAAAAGCACAGAGAAG CCTATAGATGTGGAATTTCCCCATTTAAGTGAAAATGGACAGGATAGGAGCCAGAGAACTAACATTTCTCCATCCACTGGACTGCAGATACAAG GTACTGCTGAGTGCAGTCCAAGTAGCTCTCAACAGCGCCAGTACCACAGGTTTGCTGTTCGACCAAGCAGGGGTCTAACAACAGGAGAAAGCGCAGCTCTCACAGGCTCAGGACACTCACACAAGGGAATGGTGAAAAGCAGAACTTCACCCACAAACCAGCCTCAGCTCAGCAGAGCAAAGACAGCCATTGAAATGTCAGAAACGGGCTGCTTGTTGTATGACAGACCTGCAGATCCTAAAACCAGCTTTACGCACTGGCCCGCACATCCATCCTGTTCATACACCGAGTCGGACCAAGATCAAGACTGTATGCTGGTTCAGTCAGAGACAGTATCATCTATTAGAAGCTCCAAAGATGGAAGGGATGGAGCATCATCTACCCGAACACATGCTGTTAGAAATGCAGCGGAGGGGTCAGTCAGAGAAGAGGAAAGGTGGAATCAAGCTGCCATTTTGAGGCAAAGCCAAATTGAAGCATCAGGCCATGTCAGTAGACGTGAAGTGATTCAGACAGAGACTGCAAGTACAACGAACCCTTCATATCTCCCTGTGATACCCCAAACTATATCCAACCCAACTCATCCTGGGGCTTCTCTTGCCAGGCTGCAGCTACCAAAGCACATGGAGAACGGTAGACGGAAAAGCTACGTTTGTAAGTTCTGTGGAAAGGCGTTCTCTGGCTTGTCCAACATTGTGGCCCACCAGCGAGTGCATACGGGCGAGAGACCTTTTAAGTGTGACACGTGTGGGAAGCTTTTCACAGAAGCAGGCAACCTCAAGAAACACCAAAGAGTTCACACAGGAGAGAAACCCTTCGTCTGTCCCCGCTGTGGGAAACGATTCGCATGGATCTGCAATCTCAAGACGCATCAGCAGTCAGCCTCCTGTGGAGGAGTCTGA
- the tmem132a gene encoding transmembrane protein 132A: MDVLSLSGLTWKSSTMRLITLHLFIILSHCQTPPSPSLPVRVTVPSPWQSLPLSQADLGLLFTNSSPFTSTQSLLLMSPSGTASKPLLRATFGSYTITQVMSEPIPPLTPSLTASLLSKTIMKEKEGDRGERFKVRVLFHMRGDAKRGTCVTLHAFKQTEEQKASCITQPPFGLCVVTLKLSSDWFESTQNIKTNLDQIFKQRHLSRNRSRSRNRSRRHPNLPGGLRGQSNQIQLYYSSFGFVSNPKGGPPRCAEEVLQQSERRLYYIGPVGLEDQQINKTEQSSECLDRHAEEKLWLDSNVLIVYSKGPVKADQPVRVSVNLRANISVESLTIRLKVKKGLLSLEVHPVTNSELWMVNVERTTGSKHDVISIISHRTGTLPDSTGTSALSQVSCLSFEALHRDFGVAITVTASWWVEYSTRKFAVSPHGTATSFFSFTDREVVGIAPITESNTIINTAILTSQPVSLPVVVLAVGLDGKVSDVTTAVKCHSANEDIVKVSHDCSVLFVDGSESGRGSICVELEFSLGMHSGSLCLAVWAPVVPLRVFLSDSVLSPIKGWSYFSESRCEPVYQRSTIQILAQFSAQSAAQGQPTYMLGSPDWFVDVTELVRDWLRIENPYIAALDKQKHLVGLKPGITSLLVISSQWDGVLGRANVIVSSEAVTPGDLSVQLVGGLGLSINSSPSHPSIVTATVNAHNTLYNHGQEASISVWIQFDDDTTIPVDAYSGIPCTLRLSSLAESVVAVTPAPSQHILAQGDGGGPLVKAELLVSNCEPTFNHVEPDVIQKGGEVKRLAKGSGWIRVNLNMDFWPMGSEETNFEMHDVTDMFVDSNKDLYDNFEDQQMTVNSTSDYDVGNDVFRRNDLEQAFLIPNHEESAVYLSPGVEKGRKEVKTADRQVEIGIAAVLSLLCLSSLLFLVNCLPCVLRDQRNRERRERNVKDTVEEDGETAEEQEEKAEGKQCSEVVTGKDRGERK, encoded by the exons ATGGATGTGCTGAGTCTTTCTGGACTCACATGGAAGTCTTCTACTATGAGACTGATAACCCTTCACTTATTCATAATCCTCT CCCACTGTCAGACGCCTCCTTCCCCATCACTTCCAGTCCGGGTCACTGTTCCCTCCCCATGGCAGTCTCTCCCCCTCTCTCAGGCTGATCTGGGCCTTCTCTTCACCAACTCCAGCCCCTTCACCTCCACCCAGTCCTTGTTGCTCATGTCTCCATCTGGAACAGCCTCCAAACCTCTTCTCCGAGCAACATTTGGTTCCTACACCATCACACAG GTGATGTCTGAACCCATTCCTCCCTTGActccatctctcactgcatcGCTGCTTTCTAAAACCATCATGAAAGAGAAAGAAGGTGACAGAGGAGAGCGGTTTAAAGTGCGAGTGCTGTTTCATATGAGGGGTGATGCTAAAAGAGGAACCTGCGTTACTCTCCATGCTTtcaaacagacagaagaacagaaagCTTCCTGCATCACTCAG CCACCTTTTGGGTTGTGTGTGGTCACCCTGAAACTTTCAAGCGACTGGTTTGAGTCGACTCAGAACATCAAGACAAACCTGGACCAGATTTTCAAGCAACGTCACCTGAGCAGAAACCGCTCTCGTTCTCGTAACCGTTCGAGAAGGCATCCGAATTTGCCAGGAGGACTCCGGGGCCAATCTAACCAAATTCAGCTCTACTACTCTTCCTTTGGCTTTGTGTCCAATCCTAAAGGTGGACCCCCTCGATGTGCAGAGGAAGTATTGCAACAGTCCGAGAGGAGGTTGTACTACATTGGTCCTGTGGGACTTGAAGATCAACAGATCAACAAGACCGAGCAGAGCTCTGAATGTTTAGACAGACACGCGGAAGAGAAACTTTGGCTGGATTCCAATGTGCTGATTGTCTACAGCAAAGGGCCTGTAAAAGCTGACCAACCAGTCAGAGTGTCAGTGAACCTGAGAGCAAATATTAGTGTGGAGTCACTGACCATTAG ACTAAAAGTGAAAAAAGGGTTGTTGTCTCTAGAAGTTCACCCAGTCACAAACTCTGAGCTGTGGATGGTTAATGTAGAAAGGACAACAGGTTCAAAACATGATGTTATTTCCATCATTAGCCACAGGACTGGTACTCTTCCAGACAGCACTgg TACTTCTGCTCTAAGCCAGGTATCCTGTCTCTCATTTGAGGCTTTACACAGAGACTTTGGCGTAGCGATAACTGTCACTGCTAGCTGGTGGGTGGAGTACTCAACACGCAAGTTTGCAGTATCACCACACGGCACAGCGACAAGCTTTTTCTCCTTTACTGACAGAGAAGTGGTGGGCATTGCACCCATCACAGAG AGCAACACAATTATCAACACAGCTATCTTGACGAGCCAGCCTGTGTCACTTCCTGTCGTTGTCCTAGCAGTGGGCCTTGACGGCAAAGTATCAGATGTGACCACGGCGGTGAAGTGTCATTCAGCCAATGAAGATATCGTCAAG GTGTCTCACGATTGCTCTGTGCTTTTTGTGGATGGGAGTGAATCAGGAAGGGGCAGCATCTGTGTGGAGTTGGAGTTTTCTTTGGGAATGCACAGTGGCTCTTTGTGCTTGGCTGTGTGGGCTCCTGTAGTTCCACTGCGTGTGTTTCTCTCTGACTCTGTCCTGAGTCCCATCAAAGGCTGGAGCTACTTCAGTGAGAGCAG GTGTGAACCAGTTTATCAGAGGTCCACTATACAGATTTTGGCACAATTCAGTGCCCAATCAGCAGCTCAAGGCCAACCAACCTACATGCTTGGATCACCAGACTGGTTTGTGGATGTGACTGAACTTGTCCGAGACTGGCTGAGGATAGAAAACCCATATATTGCAGCTCTTGATAAACAAAAACATCTAGTTGGCTTGAAGCCTGGAATTACATCATTATTg GTGATATCAAGTCAGTGGGATGGAGTGCTTGGAAGAGCTAATGTCATTGTATCCTCTGAAGCAGTCACTCCTGGTGACCTCTCCGTTCAGTTGGTGGGAGGGCTTGGCCTTTCCATTAATTCCAGCCCATCTCATCCATCTATTGTCACAGCAACAGTGAATGCTCACAACACACTTTACAACCACGGGCAA gaagCATCCATCAGTGTTTGGATCCAGTTTGATGATGACACCACCATACCTGTAGATGCCTATAGTGGGATTCCCTGTACTCTCCGGCTCTCCTCTTTGGCTGAGTCCGTGGTTGCTGTGACACCTGCTCCATCCCAGCACATTTTGGCACAAGGTGATGGCGGTGGGCCTCTTGTGAAAGCAGAGCTTCTGGTTTCCAACTGTGAACCAACATTTAACCACGTTGAACCAGACGTAATCCAAAAAGGAGGTGAAGTAAAAAGATTGGCTAAAGGTTCTGGCTGGATAAGGGTGAATCTGAACATGGACTTTTGGCCAATGGGAAGTGAGGAAACCAACTTTGAGATGCATGATGTGACTGATATGTTTGTAGACTCTAACAAGGATCTGTATGATAACTTTGAAGATCAACAAATGACTGTAAATTCCACAAGTGACTATGATGTTGGTAATGACGTGTTCAGAAGAAATGACTTGGAGCAGGCGTTTTTGATTCCAAACCATGAAGAGAGTGCCGTCTATTTATCCCCTGGAGTGGAAAAAGGGAGGAAAGAGGTTAAAACTGCTGACAGACAAGTAGAGATTGGTATTGCAGCTGTcctttctcttctctgtctctcttctctcCTTTTCCTGGTCAACTGCCTGCCATGTGTTTTGAGAGATCAGAGGAACAGAGAAAGACGAGAACGGAATGTAAAAGACACTGTGGAGGAAGATGGGGAAACtgcagaagagcaagaagagaaaGCAGAGGGAAAACAGTGTAGTGAAGTGGTAACAGGAAAGGACAGAGGGGAAAGGAAATGA
- the LOC113097518 gene encoding zinc finger protein 18-like isoform X3 yields the protein MSNRIAFQTQLASIMEVLANAAVAEICKLVDDDYAVINLQMTQCQRENKALKRKLHILELKMARGFAERRISSLHRANRVQVSASLSDKYRNQTNDVLYGAQFNSGLWRRGGTDSSAQQDENETNNMTGDAVLSEVDTVLIKDEMFEEDQTRQQRLFIRDGGVKETQSQTGEAGFGDVQMVKDDGQVSGTHQPTLEQQRQVEDGEPETIVIKEDLNDQWERSQTQAIIVQDESDTENCSRRLSTSPAKSTEKPIDVEFPHLSENGQDRSQRTNISPSTGLQIQGTAECSPSSSQQRQYHRFAVRPSRGLTTGESAALTGSGHSHKGMVKSRTSPTNQPQLSRAKTAIEMSETGCLLYDRPADPKTSFTHWPAHPSCSYTESDQDQDCMLVQSETVSSIRSSKDGRDGASSTRTHAVRNAAEGSVREEERWNQAAILRQSQIEASGHVSRREVIQTETASTTNPSYLPVIPQTISNPTHPGASLARLQLPKHMENGRRKSYVCKFCGKAFSGLSNIVAHQRVHTGERPFKCDTCGKLFTEAGNLKKHQRVHTGEKPFVCPRCGKRFAWICNLKTHQQSASCGGV from the exons ATGTCGAATCGCATCGCTTTCCAGACTCAGCTCGCTTCCATTATGGAGGTGCTGGCGAATGCAGCGGTGGCTGAGATATGCAAACTCGTAGACGACGACTACGCGGTCATAAACTTACAGATGACCCAATGCCAGCGTGAAAACAAAGCCCTGAAGAGGAAACTTCACATTCTGGAGCTAAAGATGGCTCGGGGGTTTGCAGAGAGGAGGATTAGTTCACTGCATCGCGCTAACCGGGTTCAAGTTAGCGCCTCTTTGTCAGACAAATACAGGAACCAGACTAACG ATGTGCTGTATGGAGCTCAGTTTAACTCGGGACTGTGGAGAAGAGGAGGAACAGACTCATCTGCTCAGCAAGATGAAAATGAAACTAACAATATG ACAGGAGACGCAGTATTATCAGAAGTGGACACAGTGCTGATAAAGGATGAGATGTTTGAGGAGGACCAGACACGGCAGCAGAGACTGTTCATCAGAGATGGTG GAGTAAAAGAGACGCAATCACAGACTGGAGAGGCAGGTTTTGGTGATGTTCAGATGGTGAAAGATGATGGTCAGGTCTCTGGGACGCATCAGCCGACTTTGGAG CAGCAAAGACAGGTGGAAGACGGAGAGCCAGAAACAATAGTGATAAAGGAGGATCTGAACGACCAGTGGGAAAGAAGCCAGACACAAGCCATAATTGTGCAAGATG AGTCTGATACCGAAAATTGTAGCAGACGACTTTCTACCTCACCAGCCAAAAGCACAGAGAAG CCTATAGATGTGGAATTTCCCCATTTAAGTGAAAATGGACAGGATAGGAGCCAGAGAACTAACATTTCTCCATCCACTGGACTGCAGATACAAG GTACTGCTGAGTGCAGTCCAAGTAGCTCTCAACAGCGCCAGTACCACAGGTTTGCTGTTCGACCAAGCAGGGGTCTAACAACAGGAGAAAGCGCAGCTCTCACAGGCTCAGGACACTCACACAAGGGAATGGTGAAAAGCAGAACTTCACCCACAAACCAGCCTCAGCTCAGCAGAGCAAAGACAGCCATTGAAATGTCAGAAACGGGCTGCTTGTTGTATGACAGACCTGCAGATCCTAAAACCAGCTTTACGCACTGGCCCGCACATCCATCCTGTTCATACACCGAGTCGGACCAAGATCAAGACTGTATGCTGGTTCAGTCAGAGACAGTATCATCTATTAGAAGCTCCAAAGATGGAAGGGATGGAGCATCATCTACCCGAACACATGCTGTTAGAAATGCAGCGGAGGGGTCAGTCAGAGAAGAGGAAAGGTGGAATCAAGCTGCCATTTTGAGGCAAAGCCAAATTGAAGCATCAGGCCATGTCAGTAGACGTGAAGTGATTCAGACAGAGACTGCAAGTACAACGAACCCTTCATATCTCCCTGTGATACCCCAAACTATATCCAACCCAACTCATCCTGGGGCTTCTCTTGCCAGGCTGCAGCTACCAAAGCACATGGAGAACGGTAGACGGAAAAGCTACGTTTGTAAGTTCTGTGGAAAGGCGTTCTCTGGCTTGTCCAACATTGTGGCCCACCAGCGAGTGCATACGGGCGAGAGACCTTTTAAGTGTGACACGTGTGGGAAGCTTTTCACAGAAGCAGGCAACCTCAAGAAACACCAAAGAGTTCACACAGGAGAGAAACCCTTCGTCTGTCCCCGCTGTGGGAAACGATTCGCATGGATCTGCAATCTCAAGACGCATCAGCAGTCAGCCTCCTGTGGAGGAGTCTGA
- the LOC113097518 gene encoding zinc finger and BTB domain-containing protein 18.2-like isoform X2 — MSNRIAFQTQLASIMEVLANAAVAEICKLVDDDYAVINLQMTQCQRENKALKRKLHILELKMARGFAERRISSLHRANRVQVSASLSDKYRNQTNDVLYGAQFNSGLWRRGGTDSSAQQDENETNNMTGDAVLSEVDTVLIKDEMFEEDQTRQQRLFIRDGGVKETQSQTGEAGFGDVQMVKDDGQVSGTHQPTLEQRQVEDGEPETIVIKEDLNDQWERSQTQAIIVQDAESDTENCSRRLSTSPAKSTEKPIDVEFPHLSENGQDRSQRTNISPSTGLQIQGTAECSPSSSQQRQYHRFAVRPSRGLTTGESAALTGSGHSHKGMVKSRTSPTNQPQLSRAKTAIEMSETGCLLYDRPADPKTSFTHWPAHPSCSYTESDQDQDCMLVQSETVSSIRSSKDGRDGASSTRTHAVRNAAEGSVREEERWNQAAILRQSQIEASGHVSRREVIQTETASTTNPSYLPVIPQTISNPTHPGASLARLQLPKHMENGRRKSYVCKFCGKAFSGLSNIVAHQRVHTGERPFKCDTCGKLFTEAGNLKKHQRVHTGEKPFVCPRCGKRFAWICNLKTHQQSASCGGV; from the exons ATGTCGAATCGCATCGCTTTCCAGACTCAGCTCGCTTCCATTATGGAGGTGCTGGCGAATGCAGCGGTGGCTGAGATATGCAAACTCGTAGACGACGACTACGCGGTCATAAACTTACAGATGACCCAATGCCAGCGTGAAAACAAAGCCCTGAAGAGGAAACTTCACATTCTGGAGCTAAAGATGGCTCGGGGGTTTGCAGAGAGGAGGATTAGTTCACTGCATCGCGCTAACCGGGTTCAAGTTAGCGCCTCTTTGTCAGACAAATACAGGAACCAGACTAACG ATGTGCTGTATGGAGCTCAGTTTAACTCGGGACTGTGGAGAAGAGGAGGAACAGACTCATCTGCTCAGCAAGATGAAAATGAAACTAACAATATG ACAGGAGACGCAGTATTATCAGAAGTGGACACAGTGCTGATAAAGGATGAGATGTTTGAGGAGGACCAGACACGGCAGCAGAGACTGTTCATCAGAGATGGTG GAGTAAAAGAGACGCAATCACAGACTGGAGAGGCAGGTTTTGGTGATGTTCAGATGGTGAAAGATGATGGTCAGGTCTCTGGGACGCATCAGCCGACTTTGGAG CAAAGACAGGTGGAAGACGGAGAGCCAGAAACAATAGTGATAAAGGAGGATCTGAACGACCAGTGGGAAAGAAGCCAGACACAAGCCATAATTGTGCAAGATG CAGAGTCTGATACCGAAAATTGTAGCAGACGACTTTCTACCTCACCAGCCAAAAGCACAGAGAAG CCTATAGATGTGGAATTTCCCCATTTAAGTGAAAATGGACAGGATAGGAGCCAGAGAACTAACATTTCTCCATCCACTGGACTGCAGATACAAG GTACTGCTGAGTGCAGTCCAAGTAGCTCTCAACAGCGCCAGTACCACAGGTTTGCTGTTCGACCAAGCAGGGGTCTAACAACAGGAGAAAGCGCAGCTCTCACAGGCTCAGGACACTCACACAAGGGAATGGTGAAAAGCAGAACTTCACCCACAAACCAGCCTCAGCTCAGCAGAGCAAAGACAGCCATTGAAATGTCAGAAACGGGCTGCTTGTTGTATGACAGACCTGCAGATCCTAAAACCAGCTTTACGCACTGGCCCGCACATCCATCCTGTTCATACACCGAGTCGGACCAAGATCAAGACTGTATGCTGGTTCAGTCAGAGACAGTATCATCTATTAGAAGCTCCAAAGATGGAAGGGATGGAGCATCATCTACCCGAACACATGCTGTTAGAAATGCAGCGGAGGGGTCAGTCAGAGAAGAGGAAAGGTGGAATCAAGCTGCCATTTTGAGGCAAAGCCAAATTGAAGCATCAGGCCATGTCAGTAGACGTGAAGTGATTCAGACAGAGACTGCAAGTACAACGAACCCTTCATATCTCCCTGTGATACCCCAAACTATATCCAACCCAACTCATCCTGGGGCTTCTCTTGCCAGGCTGCAGCTACCAAAGCACATGGAGAACGGTAGACGGAAAAGCTACGTTTGTAAGTTCTGTGGAAAGGCGTTCTCTGGCTTGTCCAACATTGTGGCCCACCAGCGAGTGCATACGGGCGAGAGACCTTTTAAGTGTGACACGTGTGGGAAGCTTTTCACAGAAGCAGGCAACCTCAAGAAACACCAAAGAGTTCACACAGGAGAGAAACCCTTCGTCTGTCCCCGCTGTGGGAAACGATTCGCATGGATCTGCAATCTCAAGACGCATCAGCAGTCAGCCTCCTGTGGAGGAGTCTGA